A genomic region of Rhizobium sp. NXC24 contains the following coding sequences:
- the tam gene encoding trans-aconitate 2-methyltransferase, producing MAWSAGQYVKFEDERTRPARDLLAQVPLERVDRAIDLGCGPGNSTELIVERYGAAGVSGLDSDENMLEAARKRMPGTEFLRADLATWQPEEPVDLLFANAVFQWLPDHIDIFERLMDGLRPGGVLAIQMPDNLTELSHLMMEETGKDGPWSEAFARKSVRRNPLPSPSAYYNRLIGKSARIDLWHTNYNHPLENAAAIVEWVKGTGLRPYLDHAAPEHRDAFAADYLARIEKAYPPLVDGKVLLRFPRLFMVAVKK from the coding sequence ATGGCATGGTCTGCCGGCCAATATGTGAAGTTCGAGGATGAACGCACGCGCCCGGCGCGTGACCTACTCGCGCAGGTGCCGTTGGAGCGCGTAGATCGCGCTATCGATCTCGGCTGCGGGCCTGGCAACTCGACGGAGCTGATCGTCGAACGCTACGGTGCCGCCGGCGTTTCCGGGCTCGACAGCGACGAGAACATGCTGGAGGCGGCCCGCAAGCGCATGCCCGGCACGGAGTTTCTCAGGGCCGATCTTGCCACTTGGCAGCCGGAAGAACCTGTCGATCTGCTTTTTGCCAACGCCGTTTTCCAATGGCTGCCTGATCACATCGACATTTTCGAACGGCTGATGGACGGGTTGAGGCCAGGCGGCGTGCTCGCCATCCAGATGCCAGACAATCTGACCGAACTCAGCCATTTGATGATGGAGGAGACAGGAAAAGACGGCCCCTGGAGTGAGGCCTTTGCCAGAAAGAGCGTGCGTCGCAATCCCCTTCCCTCGCCCTCGGCCTATTACAACCGGCTGATCGGCAAGTCCGCCCGCATCGACCTCTGGCACACCAACTACAATCATCCGCTGGAAAATGCCGCCGCCATCGTCGAATGGGTCAAGGGCACGGGCCTGCGCCCCTATCTCGATCATGCCGCGCCTGAGCATCGCGATGCTTTTGCGGCCGACTATCTCGCGCGCATCGAAAAGGCCTATCCGCCATTGGTGGACGGCAAAGTCCTGCTGCGGTTTCCGCGGCTGTTTATGGTGGCGGTAAAGAAGTAG
- a CDS encoding patatin-like phospholipase family protein gives MTMRFILSIDGGGIRGLIPALIVAELAKRLNGLPMYKAFDLIAGTSTGGIIAAGLTCPHPSGNGDAACTPDDLVKLYAKEGQDIFGTTLVSKIINLGGLAEERYDAAPLEAKLQVRLGTAEIAAGLTKVLITAYDIKARQALIMSNSDDENSHFRYWEACRATSAAPSYFEPALIENFAKPVDDPNRSVPLIDGGVFANDPILAAYVEARKMGWEKGGNSVVVLSLGTGQQNRPIPYQQAKSWGALGWINPANGTPLISILMQGQVSTASYEANSLLNPAKTKMVDGSTQVTPANVGKLAYFRIDGALVGANDELDDASDGNIDALTNVAQQLIARNTAALDEVAKRILAVKGK, from the coding sequence ATGACAATGCGGTTCATCCTATCCATCGACGGCGGCGGTATTCGCGGGCTCATTCCGGCGCTCATCGTGGCCGAACTCGCGAAGCGGCTGAACGGCTTGCCGATGTACAAAGCCTTCGATCTGATCGCCGGCACGTCGACCGGCGGGATCATCGCAGCCGGGCTCACCTGCCCGCACCCTTCCGGCAACGGCGATGCCGCCTGCACGCCGGATGATCTCGTCAAGCTCTATGCCAAAGAGGGGCAGGATATTTTCGGCACGACACTGGTGTCGAAAATCATCAATCTCGGCGGACTGGCGGAGGAGCGTTACGATGCAGCGCCATTGGAAGCGAAGCTGCAGGTCCGGCTGGGAACCGCCGAGATTGCCGCCGGGCTGACCAAGGTGCTGATCACGGCTTACGACATCAAGGCACGCCAGGCGCTGATCATGTCCAATTCCGACGATGAAAACAGCCATTTCCGCTATTGGGAGGCTTGCCGCGCCACCTCCGCCGCGCCGAGCTATTTCGAGCCGGCGCTGATCGAAAATTTCGCCAAACCCGTCGATGATCCGAACCGCTCCGTCCCCTTGATCGACGGCGGCGTCTTCGCCAACGATCCTATCCTCGCCGCCTATGTCGAAGCCCGTAAGATGGGCTGGGAGAAAGGCGGCAACTCTGTCGTGGTTCTGTCGCTCGGCACCGGCCAGCAGAACCGTCCTATTCCCTATCAACAGGCAAAAAGCTGGGGCGCACTCGGCTGGATCAACCCCGCCAACGGTACGCCGCTGATTTCAATCCTGATGCAAGGCCAGGTATCGACAGCCTCCTACGAGGCCAATTCGCTGCTCAACCCTGCCAAGACGAAGATGGTTGACGGGTCGACGCAGGTCACACCGGCCAATGTGGGCAAGCTTGCCTATTTTCGCATCGACGGCGCGCTCGTCGGCGCCAACGACGAACTGGATGATGCCTCTGACGGCAACATCGACGCGCTGACGAACGTCGCGCAACAACTCATCGCCCGCAATACGGCAGCGCTGGATGAGGTGGCAAAGCGCATCCTGGCGGTGAAGGGAAAATAG
- a CDS encoding zinc-dependent alcohol dehydrogenase family protein, protein MKAMYYEAFEATPDIRTLPDPTPSEDGVVIAIGATGLCRSDWHGWMGHDPDIKLPHVPGHELAGKVVATGRGVVRFKVGDRVTVPFVSGCGHCAECHSGNQQVCPNQFQPGFTHWGSFAEYAAIDYADTNLVHLPETIDDATAASLGCRFATSFRAVADQARTRPGEWIAVHGCGGVGLSAIMIASALGANAIAIDISDEKLAFARECGAVATINAAGVADVTEAVREITKGGAHVSIDALGHPVTCFNSIKNLRRRGRHVQVGLMLGEHAAPQIPMAQVIGHELEIYGSHGMQAWRYDAMLDMLAAGKIAPQKLIGRKISLEEAVPALMALDKAEGTGISVITRF, encoded by the coding sequence ATGAAAGCGATGTATTACGAGGCCTTCGAGGCCACACCCGATATTCGTACCCTTCCCGACCCCACGCCCAGCGAGGACGGCGTCGTGATCGCCATCGGCGCCACGGGGCTTTGCCGCAGCGATTGGCATGGCTGGATGGGCCATGATCCCGATATCAAGCTGCCGCATGTGCCCGGCCATGAACTTGCCGGCAAGGTGGTAGCGACCGGTCGGGGCGTCGTTCGCTTCAAGGTCGGCGACCGCGTCACCGTGCCCTTCGTTTCCGGCTGCGGCCATTGCGCCGAATGCCATTCCGGCAATCAGCAGGTCTGCCCAAACCAATTCCAGCCCGGCTTCACCCATTGGGGGTCCTTCGCCGAATATGCGGCGATTGATTATGCCGACACCAATCTCGTCCACCTACCGGAGACGATCGACGACGCGACGGCGGCGAGCCTCGGCTGCCGTTTCGCCACGTCTTTCCGCGCCGTCGCCGACCAAGCCAGGACGCGTCCGGGCGAATGGATCGCGGTGCATGGCTGCGGCGGCGTCGGCCTGTCCGCCATCATGATCGCAAGCGCGCTCGGCGCGAATGCCATTGCCATCGATATTTCCGACGAGAAGCTGGCTTTCGCCCGCGAATGCGGCGCGGTAGCGACGATCAATGCGGCTGGTGTGGCCGATGTCACGGAGGCTGTGCGGGAGATCACCAAGGGCGGCGCGCATGTGTCTATCGATGCGCTCGGCCATCCCGTCACCTGCTTCAATTCCATCAAGAATCTCCGCCGCCGCGGCCGGCATGTGCAGGTCGGCCTGATGCTGGGCGAACATGCGGCGCCGCAAATCCCGATGGCGCAGGTGATCGGCCATGAGCTGGAAATCTACGGCAGCCACGGCATGCAGGCCTGGCGTTACGACGCCATGCTGGACATGCTCGCCGCTGGCAAGATCGCCCCACAAAAGCTGATCGGCCGCAAAATCAGCCTGGAAGAGGCCGTGCCGGCGCTGATGGCGCTGGACAAGGCGGAAGGTACGGGCATCAGCGTGATTACACGTTTTTAG
- a CDS encoding branched-chain amino acid aminotransferase: MAVDTSPRTTTWTYVDGEWLTGNPPLIGPTSHAMWLGSTVFDGARWFDGIAPDLDLHCQRVNRSALAMGLKPLKSAEEIEALAWEGVEKFDGKTPIYIKPMYWGEHGSAGSVVAVDAESTCFALCLFEAPLGGHGGVTLTVSPFRRPSPETAMTDAKAGSLYPNSGRMIVEAKKRGFDNALVRDMNGNVVETASSNVFMVKDGIIYTPVANRTFLAGITRARVMGLLRQAGFDVREETLSVEQFMAADEIFTTGNYSKVVSVNRLDDREFQQGPIARKALELYMDWAYGRSASEE, encoded by the coding sequence ATGGCCGTCGATACATCCCCCCGCACCACAACCTGGACCTATGTCGATGGAGAATGGCTCACCGGTAACCCGCCGCTGATCGGCCCGACATCGCACGCCATGTGGCTGGGCTCGACCGTGTTCGACGGCGCCCGCTGGTTCGACGGTATCGCGCCCGATCTCGACCTCCACTGCCAGCGCGTCAACCGCTCCGCGCTCGCCATGGGCCTGAAGCCGCTCAAGTCCGCTGAGGAAATCGAAGCGCTCGCCTGGGAAGGCGTGGAGAAGTTCGACGGCAAGACGCCGATCTACATCAAGCCGATGTATTGGGGTGAACACGGCTCGGCGGGAAGTGTCGTCGCCGTCGATGCAGAATCGACCTGTTTCGCGCTTTGCCTGTTCGAAGCGCCGCTGGGCGGCCATGGCGGCGTGACGTTGACTGTCTCGCCCTTCCGCCGCCCGTCGCCGGAAACCGCCATGACCGACGCCAAGGCCGGCTCGCTTTATCCGAACAGCGGCCGCATGATCGTGGAAGCGAAGAAGCGCGGCTTCGACAATGCGCTGGTGCGCGACATGAACGGTAATGTCGTCGAGACTGCCTCGTCCAACGTTTTCATGGTGAAGGACGGCATCATCTACACGCCGGTCGCCAACCGCACCTTCCTCGCTGGCATCACCCGCGCCCGTGTCATGGGCCTGTTGCGCCAGGCAGGGTTTGACGTGCGGGAGGAGACGCTCTCGGTTGAGCAATTCATGGCAGCCGACGAGATCTTTACCACCGGCAACTATTCCAAGGTGGTTTCGGTCAACCGTCTCGACGACCGCGAATTCCAGCAGGGTCCGATCGCCCGCAAGGCGCTGGAACTTTACATGGACTGGGCTTACGGGCGCAGCGCCAGCGAAGAGTGA
- a CDS encoding DUF1488 domain-containing protein, translating into MSLSFPNRSRSYDASARRIRFSGYDGMFEVPFLVEADVFPDANTEAGYLAAFDAERDAIQKVAKRAYGYGSRRLYILTANDFR; encoded by the coding sequence ATGAGTCTGAGCTTTCCGAACCGCAGCCGCAGTTATGATGCCTCGGCGCGTCGTATCCGGTTTAGCGGATACGACGGCATGTTTGAGGTTCCGTTTCTCGTCGAAGCGGATGTCTTTCCGGACGCCAATACCGAAGCAGGTTACCTTGCCGCCTTCGACGCCGAACGCGACGCGATCCAGAAGGTCGCCAAAAGGGCCTATGGCTATGGTAGCCGACGCCTATACATCCTGACCGCGAATGATTTCCGCTAA
- a CDS encoding MFS transporter: MTAETRWEAAAPAEPETAYWMRNLIICLIGSFTTIVAMTLLLPFLPLYVEELGVTDKAAIVQWSGIAYGATFFAAAFVAPLWGRLGDIYGRKLMLVRASLGMTVAISLMGMAGSVWQLVALRLFTGLAGGYASGSMVLVATQTPKNRSAWALGVLSSGIMAGNLVGPLIGGALPPIIGIRGTFLLAGGVIFFTFLATTFLIREEKSPARKKAAKASGGWASISDKRPAIAMLSIGLLLMLANMSIEPIITVYVAQFVEGAHVTMISGVVMAAAALGSILSASWLGKLADRIGHWTVIMAALAVAALLLIPQAFVTSAWQLIALRFLMGIALGGLLPCITAVIRHNVPDAAAGSILGLSISSQYVGQVVGPVLGGFVGGHIGMRAVFLGTCVLLAIGAIYCWWVSPKKEPKEIR, translated from the coding sequence ATGACTGCTGAGACACGATGGGAAGCGGCCGCGCCGGCCGAGCCGGAAACCGCTTATTGGATGCGGAATCTGATCATCTGCCTCATCGGCTCCTTTACCACCATCGTGGCGATGACACTGCTGCTTCCCTTCCTGCCGCTCTATGTCGAGGAGCTTGGCGTCACCGACAAGGCGGCGATCGTGCAATGGTCCGGCATCGCCTATGGCGCCACCTTCTTTGCCGCCGCCTTCGTCGCGCCTCTCTGGGGTCGGCTCGGCGATATCTATGGCCGCAAGCTGATGTTGGTGCGCGCGAGCCTCGGCATGACGGTGGCGATCTCTCTGATGGGAATGGCGGGCAGCGTCTGGCAGTTGGTGGCGCTGCGCCTGTTTACCGGGTTGGCTGGCGGCTACGCCTCCGGATCGATGGTGCTGGTGGCGACCCAGACGCCGAAAAATCGCTCGGCCTGGGCGCTCGGCGTATTGTCTTCCGGGATCATGGCCGGCAATCTGGTCGGACCGCTGATCGGCGGCGCCCTGCCACCCATCATCGGCATTCGCGGCACCTTCCTGCTGGCGGGCGGCGTGATCTTTTTCACCTTTCTCGCGACCACCTTCCTGATCCGGGAAGAGAAATCGCCAGCGCGAAAGAAGGCAGCGAAGGCAAGTGGCGGCTGGGCTTCCATATCAGACAAACGGCCAGCCATCGCCATGTTGTCGATCGGCCTGCTGCTGATGCTCGCCAATATGTCGATCGAGCCGATCATTACCGTCTATGTCGCCCAGTTCGTCGAGGGCGCTCACGTCACGATGATTTCGGGCGTGGTCATGGCTGCGGCCGCACTTGGCAGTATCCTGTCCGCCTCATGGCTCGGCAAGCTTGCAGATCGCATCGGCCATTGGACTGTGATCATGGCAGCTCTCGCGGTCGCGGCACTGCTGTTGATCCCGCAGGCTTTCGTGACCTCAGCCTGGCAATTGATTGCGCTGCGCTTTCTGATGGGCATCGCGCTTGGCGGGCTGCTGCCTTGCATCACCGCCGTCATCCGCCACAATGTTCCGGACGCGGCGGCCGGCAGCATTCTTGGCCTCTCGATCTCCTCGCAGTATGTCGGTCAGGTGGTCGGCCCTGTTTTGGGCGGCTTCGTCGGCGGCCATATCGGCATGCGCGCCGTGTTTCTCGGCACCTGCGTGCTGCTGGCGATCGGCGCGATCTATTGCTGGTGGGTCAGCCCGAAGAAAGAGCCGAAAGAAATTCGTTAG
- a CDS encoding nuclear transport factor 2 family protein — translation MSTLDNARCDTVRRLYAAYVAQHPDVVRPMLTSDFTFSSPRDDHIDRDQYFKHCWPKEKVFRAIHIEHLVPDRDEVIVGYRAEKMDGGSFRNVEMIRFTGDRIAEVNVYFGRDV, via the coding sequence ATGAGCACTCTTGATAATGCCCGTTGCGACACGGTGCGGCGGCTCTATGCCGCCTATGTCGCCCAACATCCCGATGTCGTCCGCCCGATGCTGACAAGCGATTTTACCTTTTCCAGCCCGCGCGACGATCACATCGACCGCGACCAATATTTTAAACATTGCTGGCCGAAGGAGAAGGTCTTCCGCGCCATTCATATCGAACATCTCGTGCCGGACCGCGACGAGGTGATCGTCGGTTATCGCGCCGAAAAGATGGACGGAGGCAGCTTTCGCAATGTGGAGATGATCCGCTTTACCGGCGACAGGATCGCAGAGGTGAACGTCTACTTTGGACGCGATGTCTAG
- a CDS encoding aspartate/glutamate racemase family protein yields MLIACLHTAESNIAIYDEAAKELGLPAGALRHHVRADLLFAAERAGGLTPEIEAETAAVLQQLAQDADAVVLNCSTLGPAALLAANTSTVPIVRADGALAENAVKSGGKVAVLCTTETTIAPTTRLFEEAARTTGAEIDLRLIKGAWALFRAGEQDAYLTGIADAAAAAYREGAKTVVFAQASMTGAAALLGNEYARPMTGPTVALEAAMTGIAVS; encoded by the coding sequence ATGCTCATCGCCTGCCTGCACACCGCCGAAAGCAACATCGCCATCTACGACGAGGCGGCAAAGGAACTTGGCCTACCGGCCGGCGCTCTTCGACACCATGTTCGCGCCGATCTTCTCTTTGCCGCCGAACGGGCGGGCGGACTGACGCCGGAGATCGAGGCGGAAACGGCTGCGGTCCTGCAGCAGCTTGCACAGGACGCTGATGCCGTCGTGCTCAACTGCTCTACCCTCGGCCCTGCGGCACTGCTAGCGGCAAACACGTCGACGGTGCCCATTGTCAGAGCCGATGGCGCGCTCGCGGAAAATGCGGTGAAATCCGGCGGCAAAGTCGCGGTCCTCTGCACCACCGAGACGACCATCGCTCCAACCACCCGCCTCTTCGAAGAGGCAGCGAGAACGACAGGCGCTGAGATTGATCTCCGCCTGATCAAGGGCGCATGGGCGCTATTCCGGGCCGGTGAACAGGACGCTTATCTGACAGGGATCGCCGATGCAGCGGCCGCGGCCTATCGTGAAGGGGCGAAGACGGTGGTCTTCGCGCAGGCATCTATGACCGGTGCGGCGGCACTGTTGGGTAACGAATATGCGCGGCCTATGACCGGTCCGACCGTAGCACTGGAGGCGGCTATGACGGGAATTGCCGTAAGCTAA
- a CDS encoding superoxide dismutase, producing MAFELPELPYDYEALSPFMSRETLEFHHDKHHKAYVDNGNKLAAEAGLSDLSLEEVVKKSFGTNAGLFNNAAQHYNHIHFWKWMKKGGGGNKLPGKLEAAFASDLGGYDKFKADFAAAGATQFGSGWAWVSVKNGKLEISKTPNGENPLVHGATPILGVDVWEHSYYIDYRNLRPKYLEAFIDSLINWDYVLERYEAATK from the coding sequence ATGGCTTTCGAATTGCCTGAACTTCCCTATGATTACGAAGCGCTTTCCCCCTTCATGTCGCGTGAAACCCTCGAGTTTCACCACGACAAACACCACAAGGCCTATGTCGACAATGGCAACAAGCTGGCGGCTGAAGCGGGTCTTTCCGATCTCTCTCTCGAAGAGGTCGTGAAGAAGTCCTTCGGCACCAATGCCGGTCTCTTCAACAATGCTGCCCAGCACTACAACCACATCCATTTCTGGAAGTGGATGAAGAAGGGCGGCGGCGGCAACAAGCTTCCGGGCAAGCTCGAAGCAGCCTTCGCTTCCGATCTCGGTGGCTACGACAAGTTCAAGGCCGATTTCGCCGCTGCCGGCGCCACCCAGTTCGGCTCCGGCTGGGCCTGGGTTTCCGTCAAGAACGGCAAGCTCGAAATCTCCAAGACCCCGAACGGCGAAAACCCGCTCGTTCATGGCGCCACGCCGATCCTCGGCGTCGACGTATGGGAACACTCCTACTACATCGACTACCGCAATCTGCGTCCGAAATACCTCGAGGCCTTCATCGATAGCCTGATCAACTGGGACTACGTCCTGGAACGCTACGAAGCCGCCACGAAATAA
- a CDS encoding metallophosphoesterase produces the protein MPSPTAPLFRFGVVADPQYAALEPNLALDRYPAKSLAKLKEAIAEFNRHDLAFVVTLGDIIDGRWESFDAVLPVYQTLRHARHFLLGNHDFAVAPEHLTEVAARVGMPSAYYDFAHGGYRFIVLDGNEISLFASPEGDPRRAEAKGLMKALHEAGAPNSQRWNAAISDTQHAWLAAKLLKAKAAGEKVVIMNHYPIFPENSHNALDSDRMLALLAEHDHVVAYLSGHNHEGNFGFVDGTYFINFKGMVDTEDSSAYAVVSVYEDRLEIEGFGREENRVLAL, from the coding sequence ATGCCGTCTCCCACCGCTCCACTCTTTCGTTTCGGTGTCGTTGCCGATCCGCAATATGCCGCCTTAGAGCCCAACCTTGCACTTGATCGCTACCCGGCGAAGAGCCTCGCCAAGCTGAAAGAGGCGATTGCGGAATTCAACCGGCACGATCTCGCCTTCGTCGTCACTCTCGGTGATATCATCGACGGCCGCTGGGAGAGTTTCGACGCGGTTTTGCCCGTCTACCAGACCTTGCGGCACGCGCGGCATTTTCTGCTCGGCAATCATGACTTTGCCGTCGCGCCGGAGCATTTGACGGAAGTCGCAGCCCGTGTCGGCATGCCGTCTGCCTATTATGACTTCGCTCACGGCGGTTATCGTTTTATCGTGCTTGATGGCAATGAAATCAGCCTTTTCGCCTCGCCGGAGGGCGATCCACGCCGGGCGGAGGCTAAGGGCCTGATGAAGGCATTGCATGAGGCCGGCGCGCCGAATTCGCAGCGCTGGAATGCCGCCATCAGCGATACACAACATGCCTGGCTCGCCGCCAAACTACTCAAGGCGAAAGCCGCAGGCGAGAAGGTGGTCATCATGAACCACTACCCGATTTTCCCGGAAAATTCGCATAACGCGCTCGACAGCGACCGTATGCTGGCGCTGCTCGCCGAACATGATCATGTCGTCGCCTACCTCAGCGGCCATAATCATGAAGGCAATTTCGGCTTTGTCGACGGCACCTATTTCATCAATTTCAAAGGCATGGTCGATACCGAGGACAGTAGTGCCTATGCGGTCGTCTCGGTTTACGAGGACCGGCTGGAAATTGAAGGATTCGGACGTGAGGAGAACAGGGTGTTGGCACTGTAG
- a CDS encoding anthrone oxygenase family protein, whose protein sequence is MFPTLQILTILVVAVAMALALAHLLELPGKMRLSKEDYLTVQRIYYPGFTIGGVTEPIGALLLLLLLFLTPANTLAFWLFAAAFAAMVVMHAVFWLLTQPVNNFWLKDAELKGLGAGFFSHDPFGGHRLETTTKPDWTMLRDRWEWSHAARAALGLLAFILLVTAVAL, encoded by the coding sequence ATGTTTCCGACATTGCAAATTCTGACAATCTTAGTCGTCGCAGTCGCCATGGCGCTGGCATTGGCGCATTTGTTGGAACTGCCGGGCAAGATGCGGCTGTCCAAGGAAGACTATCTGACGGTTCAGCGCATTTATTATCCCGGCTTTACGATCGGCGGTGTTACCGAGCCGATCGGCGCTCTTTTGCTTCTGCTTCTCCTGTTCCTGACGCCAGCCAACACGTTGGCCTTCTGGTTGTTCGCTGCCGCCTTTGCCGCGATGGTCGTCATGCACGCCGTCTTTTGGTTGCTGACGCAGCCGGTCAACAATTTCTGGCTCAAGGATGCCGAGCTGAAAGGGCTGGGGGCCGGTTTCTTCTCCCACGATCCATTTGGCGGCCATCGGCTCGAAACGACCACCAAACCGGACTGGACCATGCTGCGCGACCGCTGGGAATGGTCGCATGCCGCGCGCGCTGCCTTGGGATTGCTCGCTTTTATTCTGTTGGTGACCGCGGTTGCCCTCTAG
- a CDS encoding YafY family protein yields MRKASRLFEIIQILRLAKKPVTAAVIAERLEVTVRSVYRDIVALQAMRVPIEGGRGIGYILRPGFDLPPLMFSIEEMEAIVLSLALLERTGDNELKLAAKRVSAKIAGAVPPPLRQTLDANALHAWGFAAPSAAAIDLALVRRAIRDEEKLDLSYRDELGRATERTIRPIALIYYSETANIVAWCELRQAIRNFRSDRIEGCEATGLWFKGEGDGLRQTWVNGWQINTSAAAG; encoded by the coding sequence ATGCGCAAGGCGTCGCGCCTGTTCGAGATCATCCAGATCCTGCGGCTGGCGAAAAAGCCGGTGACGGCGGCTGTCATTGCCGAGCGGCTGGAGGTGACGGTGCGCTCCGTCTATCGCGATATCGTGGCGCTGCAGGCTATGCGCGTTCCAATCGAGGGCGGGCGCGGCATCGGCTATATCTTGCGCCCCGGCTTCGACCTGCCGCCGCTGATGTTTTCGATCGAGGAGATGGAGGCGATCGTGCTGTCGCTGGCGCTCTTGGAGCGCACCGGAGACAATGAGCTCAAGCTCGCGGCCAAGCGCGTCAGCGCCAAGATCGCAGGCGCGGTGCCGCCGCCGCTGCGTCAGACACTCGATGCCAATGCGTTGCATGCCTGGGGCTTTGCTGCCCCCTCGGCCGCTGCCATCGACCTCGCGCTGGTGCGCCGCGCCATTCGCGACGAGGAGAAACTCGATCTCTCCTACCGCGACGAATTGGGCCGCGCCACCGAGCGCACCATCCGTCCCATCGCCCTCATCTATTATTCCGAAACCGCCAATATCGTCGCCTGGTGCGAGCTGCGCCAGGCCATCCGCAATTTCCGCAGCGACCGGATCGAAGGCTGCGAGGCGACCGGACTGTGGTTTAAGGGCGAAGGCGATGGATTGCGACAGACCTGGGTGAATGGGTGGCAGATCAACACCTCAGCCGCAGCCGGCTGA
- a CDS encoding LysE family translocator yields MDYSENLWLFFLLLFGIIIVPGMDMLFVLANALTGGRNRGLAATGGIMLGGVVHSLNGALGVGLLMHFVPILFNPLLVAGAAYMAFIGITLMRSSITVGHDGPAGSRSTWRAFRQGAVTCMMNPKAYLFVFAVYPQFLKPDYGPIWVQATIMGLMTIVTQFAVYGGLAVTAGRSRDLLVANPQATAFAGRVAGLLLFAVSVFTVWEGWRAT; encoded by the coding sequence ATGGATTACAGTGAAAATCTCTGGCTCTTCTTTCTCCTCCTCTTCGGCATCATCATCGTGCCGGGCATGGATATGCTCTTCGTACTCGCCAATGCGCTGACCGGCGGCCGCAACAGAGGATTGGCCGCCACCGGCGGCATCATGCTCGGCGGCGTAGTGCATTCGCTGAACGGCGCGCTTGGCGTCGGCCTACTGATGCATTTCGTACCGATCCTCTTCAATCCGCTGCTCGTTGCCGGCGCCGCCTACATGGCCTTTATCGGCATCACGTTGATGCGCAGCTCGATCACGGTCGGCCACGACGGACCAGCCGGCAGCCGCTCCACCTGGCGGGCCTTTCGTCAGGGAGCGGTGACCTGCATGATGAATCCCAAGGCCTACCTCTTCGTGTTCGCCGTCTATCCGCAGTTTCTGAAACCGGATTACGGCCCGATCTGGGTACAAGCGACCATCATGGGGCTGATGACCATTGTCACGCAGTTTGCCGTCTATGGCGGGCTCGCGGTCACTGCCGGACGCAGCCGTGATCTGCTGGTCGCCAATCCCCAGGCGACCGCCTTTGCCGGCCGCGTCGCCGGCCTGCTCCTTTTCGCAGTTTCCGTCTTCACCGTCTGGGAGGGATGGAGGGCGACGTGA
- a CDS encoding cytochrome c encodes MKWKAIVAATVLAGVAFGSVVAADGTHDSRIAVMKKVGGAAGALGAIAKGDKPYDAEVVKAALMTIAENAKAFPDHFGPNSDKTDAEVNPKIWDNFSDFKAKANKLSSNAETALAQLPADQAGVGATLKTLGGDCGACHQAYRIKKD; translated from the coding sequence ATGAAATGGAAAGCAATTGTGGCTGCGACGGTTTTAGCCGGCGTCGCCTTTGGTTCCGTCGTTGCGGCCGATGGCACGCATGATTCCCGTATAGCCGTGATGAAGAAGGTCGGCGGTGCTGCCGGCGCTCTCGGCGCCATCGCCAAGGGCGACAAGCCCTACGACGCCGAGGTCGTCAAGGCCGCGCTGATGACGATCGCCGAGAACGCCAAGGCTTTCCCTGACCATTTTGGCCCGAACAGCGACAAGACCGATGCCGAGGTCAATCCGAAGATCTGGGATAACTTCAGTGACTTCAAGGCCAAGGCTAACAAGCTCTCCAGCAACGCCGAGACCGCGCTTGCCCAGCTCCCGGCCGATCAGGCTGGCGTCGGTGCCACGCTGAAGACCTTGGGCGGCGATTGCGGCGCCTGTCATCAGGCCTACCGCATCAAGAAGGACTGA